Within Bacillus sp. E(2018), the genomic segment TAAATCCCTTCAGCATTTTAAAGATAAGACTGTAGTCATATCAGGTGGCGGAAACACGGCGATCGATTGGGCGAACGAATTAGTACCAATCGCAAAAAAAGTGTACCTGACTTATCGAAAAGGAAATCTCGCTGGACATGAAGCACAAGTTACACAATTGATGAACAGCTGTGCCGATTGCATTTTCAACACTTCGATCTCAAAATTATTCGCGTGTCCTAACCATGAAGTTATTGAACAGATTGAGTTAACAAATCACGAAACAGGTGAAATTTCTTACCTCCCTATCGATGAAGTCATCATCAACCATGGCTATGAACAAGATACATCTCTTTTAGGAAACAGTGGGTTAAATATTGAACTCGCAGACAACTTTTATATTGCAGGAAACGCTAACAGTGAATCTTCTATTCCAGGATTGTACGCAGCTGGGGATATCCTTAAACATGACGGAAAGTTAAATTTAATCTCTGGTGCTTTTCAAGATGCTGCAAACGCAGTGAATAAAGCAAAACAGTTCATCCAACCCGATGCACAAAAAGTTGCGATGGTTTCCTCACACAATGAGGTGTTTAAAGAACGCAATCGTGAGCTTGTCAAGCAGATGGTGAGATAAGATTATGATTTGAAATACAATAAGCCCACCATTTAGTGGGCTTTTTGCGTCTTGTACTATTTAAAACAGTTTTTGTAGCTCATTTAATCCTAAAAAGGCAAACATGAGTAGACATCCGATCAAGACTGCGTTGGTTAACCACTTGTTGCGATATTCCGCATCCACTTTTTTAGAATTCAATAAGATAATGAGTGAGATTGCAAGAAACGGCATGAACAATGCACCTAACACACCATATATAATAATCAGCTGAACCGGCTTTCCAAAAAAGAAGATCAGCATCGGTGGGAATGTCAGCCATGCTAAATAAGCACGATACGACTTATCTTTTTCTGTAACCGGCTTAACTGAATGTAAGTCTTCTTTCTTTGTCTTGATGGTTCTTAAAAAGTCCGCAAACAGGTACGGCACTCCGTTCCAAACGCCAAGAAGTGAAGTAAAAGCAGCCGACCAGAAAGCGATTAAGAATAACCAGCGCAACGGTGTTCCGAATTCTTGCCCTAAAAGTTCAGCCAGATTAAGAAGCCCTTGGTCTCCTTCTAACTTTACATCTGTTCCGAATAAGAACTTTGCTCCGATTACAAGGGCCGCCATCGTGAAAAGCCCCGTAATCACATATGCAGCTTTTGTATCAAGCCTCATAATGGGTACAAAGTCTTTTCCTTTCCAATTCTTTTCTCTAAGCCAATATCCATAAGAAGCCATAGTGATCGTCCCGCCTACTCCTCCTATCAATCCAAGTGCTAACATGAGAGACCCGTCTGGCATCTTAGGTACAAATCCACCAGCAAATTCTCCAATCGTAGGTAAAAAGAGCAATGATGTTCCTATGATCGTGATAAACATAACACCGATCAATACTGTCATTATTCTTTCAAAAAGCAAGTAACGACCTGTCCAAACTAGGGCAAAACCTAATAAAGAATGAATGATCGCCCAAGCCCATATCGGCATGATCGGAAGCATCGCATGCATACCTAACCCGCATGTCATAGCTGCCGTAGCTCCGTAAATGTAACCCCAGATAACCGAATAAACACCAAAGTATCCAGTCGCCCATTTCCCGAGTGAATGCCAGCCTTGCAGAATGGTTTGTCCTGTCGCAAGGTACCAGCGTCCAACCCCTTCGTTTAAAAAATACTTTAAAATAGAACCGATTACGATTGCCCATACAAAAGTCATTCCGAATGAGGTACCGATTACAATGGCAGTTACTAAATCCGCTGTACCAACACCAGTTGCTGCTACTACAAAACCTGGACCGATCATTTTTAATTTTTGACCCATCGTTTGAGGCGGTAAAGGATTGTTACCTGCTCCAGCAAAAGCATTCAGTTCAGTGTTTAATTTTAATTCATTGTTCAATTTCAGCTCCTCCTTCTTCTTCAATTAAAACGCTTTCAATATAACATTGCTAATTATGTCATATGTCTGAATATTTTTTCAACTTCTTTTATACCTATCTATTACCAAATGCTTTTCAGCTATCACCTTTGTTACTGCTTTAACTAAAATGTGTTCACAAACAAAAATACAAATGAATAGATTATGTGTAAGAAAACCTAACATCTATATGATATAATAAATAACAATATTTAGAATTGTCTAGTTAGGGCTTCTTAAACAAGGGAGAGATCATCATGTCTGTTGATAAATCGTCTTATAAAGATAAAAAAGTCATGTCCATAGGTATCATCAGTGAACTAACTGGTCTATCGGAACGTAAGATTCGCTACTATGAAGAAAGAAAACTCATCTTCCCTGAACGAACGAGCAAAGGAACGCGCAAGTACTCTTTTTCGGATGTAGAACGTCTTATGGAAATTGCCGATCAAATTGAAGATGGTGTTCAAACATTTGAGATTAAAAAGGAATTTACGAAAAAGCAGAAACGTGCTGAACGCAACAAAATGATTCGTGGACAGATTAACGCTCAATTTAATATGAGAAATTAAAAACAGCTGGCTCCCCATTCGAATGGTGCCAGCTGTTTTATCTGGAGAGCCGCTCATAGACCTCTCGCAAATTTTTTATTCCTAACTCCTGAACACGTGCTACATAAATACTCCAAAGCTCTGCGGTCATCTTAGCATCTCCTAATGCATGATGCCGGTTTGCTACTGGTATGTTGCAATGTTCACAACAATCTTCCAACCGAACAAGATTAGTTTCAGGTTCAGCAATCTTTAGTAAAAATGAAGTATCCACGATTCGATGTTTGAACTGAGTTCGAAATAATTTCCAATTATAGTGTTGAAGAAACTTCTTTTCATGACTTGCATGGTGAGCCACGAGAACATGTCCTCGAGCAAATTCATAAAAATCTACTAGCACTTTCGCTAATGGAGGAGCATGATGAAGATCACTTTCTTCTATTCCTGTAAGTTCTTTAATCTCAGGAGAAAGCTCACCTGTACATTGCGCGAGTGAATAAAAGGTTTCTTCATACTGCACTTCTCCGCCTTTTACTTTCACCGCACCGACCGATAGAATCTGGTTACCTTGTTCAGGGAAAAAACCAGTAGTTTCAAGATCGAACACCACAACATTCAAATCAGTAAAAGGAATCGTTAAACTCTCCTCCACTTTTAATTCCTTTTGAAGCTGCCTTAAAAACGCAACATGCTGAGGACTTGATTGCCCTTGTAATGACGCATAAACACTTGAGTTTACTTTCCCTTGGACTTGCTTCATAAATTGAATAAGCGGATTCATCCTCATGTTTCAGTCGTTCCCTTAATGACCGACTGCGTGTAATTCTGCAGCTTTTGACCGTTTAATAGGATATGCTTCATATCTCTTCTTTCATCTTTACTGAGTTCTTTTATGTTTAAGTAGTGAATGTCGTCATAGTTATCGGTTGTTTTTTTATGATATTGCAGCCTGTATTGAAGGAGTTTTTCAAATTCGCTTGCGCACCAATCAAGATCTTCCGTATAGTTTGACAGGTTATTCAGTTCTCTTAGTCTTGTAAGTGTAGAGGTAGCCTCTAGACTCTCTTTCATAGCAAGTAAGCGCACATTATTAACATAAGGAAAGAACCCCGATTGCTTCAAATCGATACTTCCTGCATGTGAACCATGAGATTCTGGTAAAAATTGATGAAAGAAACCTACAGCTTTTTTTACATGCTGTGTATTTTCTAACAGCCGTTCTAAAAGATGGGGATTCCTCTTCACATAATCATGTATGAGTTTTTTAAGATTTTTACAATACGCATCTTCACCTAAGATCACTCGTGCATCATAAAAGATAAGAAGAAAACGTATGCTCTCAAAGCTTTCTTCAGTAAGCCACTTTGAAAGTTGCTCTTCCCACTCTATTACGGACTTACTCCAAACAGGATTAGAACTCATCACATTTCCATCGCAATACGGATAACCTACTTCATTCAAACCATCCGCTAACTCTTTTCCAAACGAAAGAAAATATCGTTTCGTTTCATCACTGTTTTTCTCATAGATCAGACCATGATCTTGATCTGAGATGATTGCTTGTTCGAATCTACCTGCACTCCCCATCACAAACCAGGCGTATCGGCAAGGAACAGAGCCACATTTTGCGACATGTTTTTGTAAAGCAACTTCAAATACTTTTTTCATCATTTCATCATGAAATTCATTTAAAGCTTGTGACGAAGCTTGATGCTCCATCCATTTTTCATCACGCCATTTTTTCAAGTTTGAATAAGGCATATTCACACATCCTATGTGATAAAAGCATTGAGGAATAGCCCCCAATGCTTTTATTCTCTATTAATTTGCGATTCTATTTTTTTCTTCGTTTGCGATGAACGC encodes:
- a CDS encoding Nramp family divalent metal transporter; the protein is MNNELKLNTELNAFAGAGNNPLPPQTMGQKLKMIGPGFVVAATGVGTADLVTAIVIGTSFGMTFVWAIVIGSILKYFLNEGVGRWYLATGQTILQGWHSLGKWATGYFGVYSVIWGYIYGATAAMTCGLGMHAMLPIMPIWAWAIIHSLLGFALVWTGRYLLFERIMTVLIGVMFITIIGTSLLFLPTIGEFAGGFVPKMPDGSLMLALGLIGGVGGTITMASYGYWLREKNWKGKDFVPIMRLDTKAAYVITGLFTMAALVIGAKFLFGTDVKLEGDQGLLNLAELLGQEFGTPLRWLFLIAFWSAAFTSLLGVWNGVPYLFADFLRTIKTKKEDLHSVKPVTEKDKSYRAYLAWLTFPPMLIFFFGKPVQLIIIYGVLGALFMPFLAISLIILLNSKKVDAEYRNKWLTNAVLIGCLLMFAFLGLNELQKLF
- a CDS encoding exonuclease domain-containing protein gives rise to the protein MRMNPLIQFMKQVQGKVNSSVYASLQGQSSPQHVAFLRQLQKELKVEESLTIPFTDLNVVVFDLETTGFFPEQGNQILSVGAVKVKGGEVQYEETFYSLAQCTGELSPEIKELTGIEESDLHHAPPLAKVLVDFYEFARGHVLVAHHASHEKKFLQHYNWKLFRTQFKHRIVDTSFLLKIAEPETNLVRLEDCCEHCNIPVANRHHALGDAKMTAELWSIYVARVQELGIKNLREVYERLSR
- a CDS encoding DUF294 nucleotidyltransferase-like domain-containing protein — its product is MPYSNLKKWRDEKWMEHQASSQALNEFHDEMMKKVFEVALQKHVAKCGSVPCRYAWFVMGSAGRFEQAIISDQDHGLIYEKNSDETKRYFLSFGKELADGLNEVGYPYCDGNVMSSNPVWSKSVIEWEEQLSKWLTEESFESIRFLLIFYDARVILGEDAYCKNLKKLIHDYVKRNPHLLERLLENTQHVKKAVGFFHQFLPESHGSHAGSIDLKQSGFFPYVNNVRLLAMKESLEATSTLTRLRELNNLSNYTEDLDWCASEFEKLLQYRLQYHKKTTDNYDDIHYLNIKELSKDERRDMKHILLNGQKLQNYTQSVIKGTTET
- a CDS encoding NAD(P)/FAD-dependent oxidoreductase, whose protein sequence is MDQQNTFDITIIGGGPAGLYSAFYSGLREMKTKIIEFQPQLGGKIHVYPEKMIWDVGGHTPLPGAKLIEKLVEQGLTFNPEVVLNEKVESISQDENGNFILQGSSGEQHFSKTVIVAVGSGILNPQRLDIEGAERFEVSNLNYTVKSLQHFKDKTVVISGGGNTAIDWANELVPIAKKVYLTYRKGNLAGHEAQVTQLMNSCADCIFNTSISKLFACPNHEVIEQIELTNHETGEISYLPIDEVIINHGYEQDTSLLGNSGLNIELADNFYIAGNANSESSIPGLYAAGDILKHDGKLNLISGAFQDAANAVNKAKQFIQPDAQKVAMVSSHNEVFKERNRELVKQMVR
- a CDS encoding MerR family transcriptional regulator yields the protein MSVDKSSYKDKKVMSIGIISELTGLSERKIRYYEERKLIFPERTSKGTRKYSFSDVERLMEIADQIEDGVQTFEIKKEFTKKQKRAERNKMIRGQINAQFNMRN